In Zobellia roscoffensis, the following are encoded in one genomic region:
- a CDS encoding DMT family transporter, with the protein MASLALSILASSLIFIIFKLYTRFKVNTLFAIVTNYYVAAGVGVLRYQGETHITEVPGKPWFLGTFILGILFIVVFNLMAKASQKVGVSVTSVATKMSFVIPVIIGVLLYAEELSYVKIFGIILALAAVYFTSIKEPVKKFEKSALILPVLVFLGSGIIDASLKYIQEIHIKEEEYPIFSATVFASAACIGFLITLFKIKDLRATYNWNTLLGGIALGVVNYFSIFFLLKALRNETLNSSSVFTINNVAIVMFTTLLGILLFKEKISSKNWGGIALAITSIILVAFG; encoded by the coding sequence ATGGCGTCACTTGCCTTGAGCATACTGGCTTCTAGCCTCATATTTATAATTTTTAAGCTATACACCCGGTTTAAAGTCAATACCCTTTTTGCTATTGTCACTAACTATTATGTAGCTGCAGGTGTAGGCGTTTTACGCTACCAGGGAGAAACCCATATAACGGAAGTACCCGGCAAACCATGGTTTTTAGGCACTTTTATCCTAGGCATTCTTTTTATAGTAGTCTTTAATCTCATGGCCAAGGCTTCACAAAAAGTAGGTGTATCGGTAACATCGGTAGCCACCAAAATGTCATTTGTAATTCCGGTTATAATTGGAGTTCTCCTGTACGCCGAAGAATTGAGTTATGTAAAAATATTCGGAATCATATTAGCACTTGCGGCCGTCTATTTCACTTCCATTAAAGAACCTGTAAAGAAATTTGAAAAATCAGCTTTAATTCTTCCCGTTCTTGTGTTTCTTGGTTCTGGAATTATTGATGCAAGTCTAAAATACATTCAGGAAATTCACATTAAAGAAGAAGAGTATCCAATTTTTTCCGCCACCGTTTTTGCCTCGGCCGCCTGTATTGGTTTTTTAATTACCCTCTTTAAGATCAAAGACCTTCGGGCAACTTATAATTGGAATACATTGTTAGGCGGAATAGCCCTAGGAGTTGTAAATTACTTTTCAATTTTCTTTCTTCTAAAAGCTTTACGGAACGAAACATTGAACAGTTCATCCGTATTTACCATAAACAATGTAGCCATAGTAATGTTCACTACACTTTTAGGAATACTTTTATTCAAAGAAAAGATAAGCTCCAAGAATTGGGGCGGTATTGCTTTGGCCATTACCAGTATAATTTTAGTTGCTTTTGGCTGA
- the prmC gene encoding peptide chain release factor N(5)-glutamine methyltransferase, translating to MVLKEIKNIYHKELDALYASEEVDSFFYLLIDHYLQLERFVLALQPNLTLTKEEEQPLFEALTELKLQRPVQYIMGETSFMDLDFKVNEHVLIPRPETEELVRWIIDEVETEYTDKNKNIRILDIGTGSGCIAISLAKYLPDAQVFALDVSANALQMAKNNAALNSVKVEFIEADILNGGTFASDFDVIVSNPPYVRQLEKKEMHKNVLEHEPDLALFVSDENPLIFYEAITKFAKHHLLEKGRLFFEINQYLAKETEALLLQHNFSEIEVRKDMFGNDRMTKGILR from the coding sequence ATGGTTTTAAAAGAAATAAAAAATATTTATCATAAGGAATTAGATGCTTTGTATGCTTCGGAAGAAGTAGACAGTTTCTTTTACTTACTGATAGATCACTATTTACAATTGGAACGATTTGTACTGGCCTTGCAACCTAATTTAACTTTAACAAAAGAAGAGGAACAACCACTCTTTGAAGCCTTGACAGAGCTTAAATTGCAAAGACCTGTTCAATACATAATGGGTGAGACCAGTTTTATGGACCTTGATTTTAAGGTTAATGAACATGTGCTTATTCCAAGACCGGAAACAGAAGAGTTGGTACGGTGGATTATTGACGAAGTAGAAACAGAATACACGGACAAAAATAAAAATATTCGGATTTTGGACATCGGTACGGGAAGCGGTTGTATTGCCATTTCATTGGCTAAATATTTACCGGACGCCCAGGTATTTGCCTTGGATGTATCAGCAAACGCATTGCAAATGGCTAAGAACAATGCAGCCTTAAATTCGGTTAAAGTTGAGTTTATTGAGGCCGATATTCTAAATGGGGGTACGTTTGCTTCGGATTTTGATGTCATTGTCTCCAATCCGCCTTATGTGCGGCAACTTGAAAAGAAGGAAATGCATAAAAATGTATTGGAACATGAACCGGATTTGGCCCTTTTCGTTTCAGATGAAAATCCACTTATTTTTTACGAAGCGATAACGAAATTCGCAAAACACCATCTTTTGGAAAAGGGAAGGCTCTTTTTTGAAATCAATCAGTATTTGGCAAAAGAAACCGAAGCACTTTTACTTCAACATAATTTTTCAGAAATTGAGGTCCGAAAAGATATGTTTGGTAACGATCGAATGACAAAGGGTATTTTGAGGTAA
- a CDS encoding HAD family hydrolase, translating to MIKNIIFDFGDVFINLDKGIIFREMEKFGGSLDLTPEMIELNGTYEVGGMTSYDFVTRLQNQYPNANATEITNIWNSMLLDFPEERLEFIENLAKENEYRLFLLSNTNELHITHVEQKMGAERYARFKKPFEKFYLSHEIHLRKPNAEIYQFVLDENGLKAEETFFIDDTKENTDAAEKLGITCWNIQVGKEDIIQLKSKL from the coding sequence ATGATTAAGAATATTATTTTTGATTTTGGCGATGTATTCATCAACTTGGATAAGGGAATCATTTTCCGAGAAATGGAAAAATTTGGCGGATCTTTAGATCTAACGCCAGAAATGATTGAACTAAACGGTACGTATGAGGTAGGTGGAATGACTTCCTATGATTTTGTCACTCGGCTTCAAAACCAATACCCCAATGCGAATGCCACGGAAATAACGAACATTTGGAACTCAATGCTACTGGACTTTCCTGAAGAACGATTGGAATTCATTGAAAATCTGGCCAAAGAAAACGAATACCGCCTATTTCTACTAAGCAATACCAATGAGCTCCACATCACCCATGTGGAGCAAAAAATGGGTGCTGAGCGTTATGCTCGTTTTAAAAAGCCTTTTGAGAAGTTTTACCTTTCCCATGAAATCCACCTAAGAAAACCAAATGCGGAAATCTATCAGTTTGTTTTGGATGAAAACGGACTAAAAGCGGAAGAAACCTTCTTTATAGACGACACAAAAGAAAATACGGATGCCGCTGAAAAACTAGGAATAACTTGTTGGAATATTCAGGTGGGCAAAGAAGACATCATTCAATTGAAATCAAAATTATAA
- the ribD gene encoding bifunctional diaminohydroxyphosphoribosylaminopyrimidine deaminase/5-amino-6-(5-phosphoribosylamino)uracil reductase RibD yields MPMPSNKLQFKPMLSEDEGFMQRCLEIAKNGLGTTAPNPMVGAVIVYNGKIIGEGFTSPYGGPHAEVNAINSVTDKTLLKQATIYVTLEPCSHHGKTPPCADLIAKHGIPRVVIGLIDPHTKVAGKGIEKLKNAGSKVVTGCLEAECRAHHRRFLTFQEKKRPYIILKWAQTADRFIAPNKEERTKNPEPYWITNSYSRQLVHKWRSEEQSILVGTNTVLEDNPKLDVRLFTGKNPIRLVLDKKLKIGTDYHVLDGSIPTLVLTEVTDKKLQKDSIEYRLINFNENLLEQICTILHEENITSVFVEGGSQTLQTFIDSGVWDEARVFTGSTSFGNGISAPRLKGKIKTTKSIGGDTLNIYTND; encoded by the coding sequence ATGCCAATGCCGAGCAACAAATTACAATTTAAACCCATGCTATCCGAAGATGAAGGCTTTATGCAACGTTGCTTGGAAATTGCTAAAAATGGTTTAGGCACAACCGCCCCTAACCCAATGGTAGGCGCTGTAATTGTTTACAATGGGAAAATAATTGGTGAAGGATTCACTAGCCCCTACGGCGGACCACATGCCGAAGTAAATGCCATTAATTCCGTTACCGATAAAACACTTCTTAAACAAGCCACTATATATGTAACCTTGGAACCTTGTTCGCACCACGGGAAAACGCCGCCATGTGCTGATTTGATTGCCAAACACGGCATTCCTAGAGTGGTTATTGGATTAATTGACCCGCATACAAAGGTTGCTGGCAAGGGCATAGAAAAACTAAAAAATGCAGGAAGCAAAGTAGTTACCGGCTGCTTAGAAGCAGAATGCCGAGCGCACCACCGTCGGTTTTTGACTTTTCAAGAAAAGAAAAGACCTTATATTATTTTAAAATGGGCACAAACCGCAGATCGTTTTATTGCGCCAAATAAAGAAGAACGCACCAAAAATCCCGAGCCCTATTGGATTACCAATTCCTATTCTCGCCAGCTTGTACATAAATGGCGTAGTGAGGAACAAAGTATTTTGGTAGGTACAAATACGGTACTGGAAGACAACCCTAAACTGGATGTCCGTTTATTTACGGGAAAAAACCCGATTCGTTTAGTGTTGGACAAAAAATTAAAAATAGGTACCGATTACCATGTGCTGGACGGTAGTATCCCCACGCTGGTATTAACGGAAGTAACAGATAAAAAGCTCCAAAAAGATTCTATTGAATATAGGTTAATCAATTTCAATGAAAACCTCCTTGAACAAATCTGCACTATCCTCCATGAGGAAAATATAACAAGCGTTTTTGTGGAAGGTGGCAGCCAGACCTTGCAGACTTTTATCGATTCAGGTGTATGGGATGAAGCTAGGGTTTTTACAGGTAGTACATCCTTTGGAAACGGAATATCAGCACCCAGACTAAAAGGGAAAATTAAAACAACTAAGTCCATTGGTGGTGACACCTTAAACATATATACAAATGATTAA
- a CDS encoding GNAT family N-acetyltransferase: MIRIERTTYKNEHFPALVAKLDNYLSETDGDEHDFYHQYNGIESLNHVVIAYSDEVAVGCGAIKEFDSDTVEVKRMYVSPETRGQGIASLLLKELEKWTSELNFKNCILETGKRQPEAIALYTKNKYKVIPNYGQYKGMENSVCFKKELTP, translated from the coding sequence GTGATACGAATTGAACGCACAACATATAAAAACGAACACTTCCCTGCACTCGTAGCTAAACTAGACAACTACTTAAGTGAAACCGATGGTGATGAACATGATTTCTATCACCAATATAACGGTATAGAAAGCCTTAATCACGTTGTTATTGCCTATTCAGATGAAGTAGCCGTAGGCTGTGGAGCTATAAAAGAATTCGATTCTGACACTGTGGAAGTAAAGCGAATGTACGTTTCACCGGAAACCCGGGGCCAAGGAATAGCTTCCCTACTTTTAAAAGAATTGGAAAAATGGACTTCCGAACTAAATTTTAAAAATTGCATTTTAGAAACAGGCAAACGCCAACCCGAAGCTATTGCCCTTTACACCAAAAACAAGTATAAAGTAATTCCCAATTACGGGCAATACAAAGGCATGGAAAATAGTGTCTGTTTCAAAAAAGAACTGACGCCCTAA
- a CDS encoding GNAT family N-acetyltransferase: MSAVNIRNIRKEDNTQVATLIRKVLVDLGAPKVGTAYADVTLDHMFENYDKPRAAYLVLEENGVILGCAGVAQLDNCKDNICELQKMYFLEEARGKGIGSQMLRQCLKKAKEFNFDKIYLETMPYMKAAQKLYAKMGFEYIDKPLGDTGHYSCPVYMVAKL; this comes from the coding sequence ATGAGTGCTGTGAACATTCGTAACATAAGAAAGGAAGATAATACGCAAGTTGCGACTTTGATTCGCAAGGTTTTAGTGGATTTGGGTGCGCCCAAAGTAGGAACCGCCTATGCCGATGTAACCTTGGATCATATGTTCGAAAATTATGATAAACCAAGAGCTGCTTACTTAGTTTTAGAAGAAAATGGCGTTATCTTGGGCTGTGCGGGAGTTGCACAATTAGATAATTGCAAGGATAATATTTGTGAACTTCAAAAAATGTATTTTTTGGAAGAGGCCAGAGGAAAGGGAATTGGTTCCCAAATGTTGAGGCAATGTTTGAAAAAAGCGAAGGAATTCAATTTTGATAAAATCTATCTTGAGACCATGCCGTATATGAAAGCTGCACAAAAGTTGTATGCCAAGATGGGTTTTGAATATATAGATAAGCCACTAGGTGACACCGGCCACTATTCTTGTCCTGTTTATATGGTTGCCAAATTGTAA
- the ligA gene encoding NAD-dependent DNA ligase LigA, with translation MQIKEQIEALRQELREHNHNYYVLDNATISDYEFDTKLKELQVLEAKHPEFYDASSPTLRVGGTVTKNFDTVVHNERMYSLDNSYSKEDLEDWEKRMQRILGDAQVEFVCELKYDGASINITYENGKLVRAVTRGDGFQGDDVTTNVKTIKSVPLQLKGDYPPKFDIRGEIVLPFEGFAQMNAERIENGEEPYMNPRNTASGSLKLQDSAAVAQRPLDCLLYGIVGQNTGVISQWQMLKKAREWGFKVPEVAKLCRSTDEVMAFVNQWDVERHKLPYETDGVVVKINSIQHQDELGFTSKSPRWAMAYKFKAEQVSTLLNEITYQVGRTGSITPVANLEPVLLAGTTVKRASLHNADQIAKFDIREGDTVFVEKGGEIIPKIVGVDFGKRPQDSEPTEYISHCPECHEPLVRTEGDAKHYCVNYYGCPPQITGRIQHFISRKAMDIEGLGSETVELLYKEDLIQNYADLYTLTKEQVLPLERMAEKSAENLVQGVAESVKISFERVLFALGIRFVGETVAKKLARAYKNIDALMVADEESLVAVDEIGSRIASSVVEFFNNETNQEIIARLKAYGLQFTLSEEQLENQTDKLKGLTIVVSGVFETVSRNELKKIIESNGGKVGSSISSKTAYLVAGDKMGPSKRTKAESLNVPIVTEGEFLEMVR, from the coding sequence ATGCAGATAAAAGAACAAATAGAGGCGCTTCGCCAAGAACTTCGTGAGCACAACCATAATTATTATGTGCTGGACAATGCCACTATATCAGATTACGAATTCGATACTAAATTAAAGGAATTACAGGTGCTTGAGGCGAAGCATCCAGAATTTTATGATGCCAGTTCGCCTACATTGAGAGTTGGAGGTACGGTTACCAAGAATTTTGATACGGTGGTGCATAATGAGCGCATGTACTCTTTGGACAACTCCTATTCTAAAGAAGATCTTGAGGATTGGGAAAAACGCATGCAACGCATATTGGGTGATGCTCAGGTAGAATTTGTTTGTGAATTGAAATATGACGGTGCATCTATAAATATCACCTATGAGAACGGAAAATTAGTGAGAGCTGTTACTAGGGGTGATGGATTTCAAGGTGACGATGTAACAACTAACGTAAAGACTATAAAATCCGTTCCGTTACAATTAAAAGGTGATTATCCTCCCAAATTTGATATTAGAGGTGAAATTGTATTGCCTTTTGAAGGTTTTGCCCAAATGAACGCGGAGCGAATTGAAAATGGGGAAGAGCCTTATATGAACCCAAGAAACACGGCTTCGGGTAGTTTAAAGTTACAGGATAGTGCCGCTGTAGCACAAAGACCGTTAGATTGCCTTTTATATGGAATAGTAGGTCAAAATACAGGAGTAATCTCACAATGGCAGATGCTCAAAAAAGCTCGGGAATGGGGTTTCAAGGTTCCTGAAGTAGCTAAACTTTGCCGTTCTACGGATGAAGTTATGGCATTTGTAAACCAGTGGGATGTGGAGCGTCATAAATTACCTTATGAAACTGATGGGGTAGTGGTAAAGATTAATAGCATACAGCATCAAGATGAGCTAGGTTTTACTTCCAAATCGCCGCGTTGGGCCATGGCCTATAAGTTTAAAGCGGAACAGGTTTCTACGCTTTTAAATGAAATCACCTATCAAGTAGGGCGTACGGGGTCCATTACGCCTGTGGCCAATTTGGAGCCGGTGCTTTTGGCCGGAACTACGGTAAAAAGGGCGTCGTTGCATAATGCCGATCAGATTGCAAAATTCGATATTCGTGAAGGTGACACTGTTTTTGTTGAAAAAGGAGGGGAAATCATACCTAAAATAGTTGGTGTTGATTTTGGGAAGCGTCCTCAGGATTCGGAACCCACAGAATATATTAGCCATTGTCCGGAATGTCACGAACCTTTAGTGCGAACGGAGGGTGATGCCAAACACTATTGCGTAAATTATTATGGTTGTCCTCCTCAAATTACAGGAAGAATTCAGCACTTTATTTCTCGTAAGGCAATGGATATTGAAGGGTTGGGAAGTGAAACCGTAGAACTTCTTTATAAAGAAGATCTGATTCAGAATTATGCAGATTTATATACGCTCACCAAAGAACAGGTTTTGCCTTTGGAACGCATGGCAGAGAAGTCTGCTGAAAATCTAGTTCAGGGAGTTGCGGAGTCCGTGAAGATTTCTTTTGAGCGAGTGTTATTTGCCTTGGGCATTCGCTTTGTGGGTGAAACGGTAGCTAAAAAACTGGCCAGAGCATATAAGAATATTGATGCTTTAATGGTGGCGGATGAAGAAAGCCTGGTTGCTGTAGATGAAATTGGTAGTCGAATTGCCAGTTCTGTGGTTGAATTTTTTAATAATGAAACTAATCAAGAAATCATTGCTAGGCTAAAGGCCTACGGATTGCAATTTACCCTTTCAGAAGAGCAACTGGAAAATCAAACGGATAAGCTAAAAGGACTTACTATTGTTGTTTCAGGGGTGTTTGAAACGGTTAGTCGTAATGAACTCAAGAAGATAATAGAAAGCAACGGTGGTAAAGTTGGTTCAAGCATATCTTCAAAAACCGCTTATTTGGTTGCAGGTGATAAAATGGGTCCCAGCAAACGAACCAAAGCAGAATCATTAAATGTTCCTATAGTTACTGAAGGTGAATTTCTGGAAATGGTGCGGTAG
- a CDS encoding EpsG family protein → MVQLSRSLLLWRPTPYVLALLTTVAILSIHMLPSVDSMLNENNTQISHVFLKSQINYHKEIAPFARRPLTTLLIESTQQLFSFRAGYAFILVNFLLLGFSGVLIYLLSLVLKATKEQGLINMLVFFTSFSVLFAFFPPVFTYDEPLQYCLLLMACIAFVKRKWFWYMVLFSLAMVARETSVLLLPALVLLLPGMQNHPRKKLGLNLKKNSLIIISPILFYGCYIVFFIYHQRLLHATHTEITSRYSCFLENIQNTRNIVESIVSIFITLGPFLYFSYFYLKRKNSETWKNNFVHAFLLTALINTPLVFMTAFARESRLFALPLIFLWPMFMQLFEHYLKPLTFKRTFQELVRNTQMLLLFGVFTLFNFLFCFVYYPYLGLGDNNYFAGYIFSVALIISFHFCTNLNLTKQK, encoded by the coding sequence ATGGTTCAACTATCAAGAAGCTTACTCCTCTGGAGACCAACACCCTATGTATTGGCACTACTAACCACTGTCGCCATCTTGAGCATTCATATGCTGCCTAGCGTAGACAGTATGCTCAACGAAAACAATACCCAAATTTCTCATGTTTTCTTAAAATCCCAGATAAATTATCACAAGGAAATAGCTCCTTTTGCCAGAAGACCTCTTACCACCTTATTGATTGAGAGCACACAGCAACTATTCAGTTTTAGGGCAGGCTATGCTTTTATTCTTGTCAACTTCTTATTGTTGGGTTTTAGTGGGGTCTTGATATATTTATTATCTCTTGTCCTAAAAGCAACAAAGGAACAAGGACTAATTAACATGCTGGTATTTTTCACCTCATTTTCTGTTCTGTTCGCCTTTTTTCCTCCGGTATTTACTTATGACGAACCTTTACAGTACTGCTTGTTGCTTATGGCATGTATTGCTTTTGTTAAACGGAAATGGTTTTGGTATATGGTTCTGTTTTCTTTAGCTATGGTAGCCCGTGAAACCAGTGTGCTTCTTCTTCCTGCTCTTGTTTTATTATTACCAGGAATGCAAAATCATCCACGAAAAAAACTGGGGCTTAATCTGAAAAAAAATAGTTTAATTATAATATCACCCATTCTATTCTATGGATGTTATATTGTTTTTTTCATTTACCACCAAAGACTATTACACGCTACACATACAGAGATTACCAGCAGATATTCTTGTTTTCTAGAAAATATTCAAAACACACGAAATATAGTTGAATCTATAGTATCCATTTTTATTACTTTAGGACCATTTCTATATTTCTCCTACTTCTATTTGAAACGAAAGAATAGCGAGACATGGAAGAACAATTTTGTTCATGCCTTTCTCTTGACTGCCCTCATCAACACTCCATTGGTTTTTATGACCGCCTTTGCCCGAGAATCACGATTATTTGCACTTCCATTAATCTTTCTGTGGCCTATGTTTATGCAGCTTTTTGAGCACTATTTAAAGCCATTAACATTCAAAAGAACATTTCAAGAACTAGTAAGAAACACCCAAATGCTACTTCTTTTTGGAGTATTTACTTTGTTCAATTTTCTTTTCTGTTTTGTGTATTACCCTTACCTTGGGTTAGGCGATAACAACTATTTTGCAGGGTATATTTTTAGTGTTGCCCTCATAATTTCTTTTCACTTTTGTACCAATCTCAATTTGACTAAGCAAAAATAG
- a CDS encoding bifunctional metallophosphatase/5'-nucleotidase, which translates to MNRRKFIKNTTASSALVGLGGLSLSSCLGDVKKHITILHTNDVHSHIDSFPVDHSEFPNLGGLARRATLVERIRKENPNTLLFDAGDIFQGTPYFNFYGGELEFKLMSMLKYDAATIGNHDFDNSIDGLLAQMPNADFEMINANYDFKNTVMDGQVKPYKIYTVDGIKIGVYGLGIELNGLVTKKLYKETQYLEPLEIAQDTERTLKNEEHCDLIVCLSHLGYEYKNQQKPHDLAMAKTLEYTDLIIGGHTHTFLDKPTIVENKLGRNVLVNQVGCFGINLGRIDFYFDGSKNSNASGVSINV; encoded by the coding sequence ATGAACAGACGAAAATTCATTAAAAACACTACGGCATCCAGCGCACTCGTTGGACTAGGCGGACTTTCTCTAAGCTCCTGCCTTGGCGATGTAAAAAAACATATCACCATTTTACACACCAATGATGTTCACAGCCATATAGACTCATTTCCCGTGGACCATTCTGAATTTCCTAATCTTGGAGGTCTGGCAAGAAGAGCAACTTTGGTAGAGCGTATTAGAAAGGAGAATCCAAATACCCTACTTTTTGATGCAGGCGATATATTTCAAGGTACACCTTATTTCAATTTTTATGGCGGAGAGTTAGAATTCAAACTTATGAGCATGCTAAAATATGATGCTGCTACCATTGGTAACCATGATTTTGACAATAGTATCGATGGCTTGTTGGCTCAGATGCCCAATGCAGATTTTGAGATGATTAATGCCAATTACGATTTTAAGAATACGGTCATGGACGGCCAGGTAAAACCGTACAAAATTTATACCGTTGACGGAATAAAAATTGGGGTTTACGGCCTAGGCATAGAATTAAATGGATTGGTGACCAAGAAACTATATAAAGAAACCCAATATTTAGAACCGCTGGAAATAGCTCAAGACACGGAACGTACTTTAAAAAATGAAGAGCATTGCGACCTTATCGTTTGTCTTTCCCATTTAGGATACGAATACAAAAACCAACAGAAGCCGCATGATCTTGCTATGGCCAAAACACTAGAATACACTGATTTAATTATTGGCGGCCACACCCACACTTTTCTTGATAAACCCACTATTGTAGAAAATAAACTAGGCCGCAATGTGCTAGTCAACCAAGTAGGTTGCTTTGGTATTAATTTAGGGCGAATAGATTTTTACTTTGACGGTTCAAAGAACAGTAATGCTTCAGGAGTCTCTATAAATGTTTAA